The Ziziphus jujuba cultivar Dongzao chromosome 7, ASM3175591v1 genome includes a region encoding these proteins:
- the LOC107424517 gene encoding OVARIAN TUMOR DOMAIN-containing deubiquitinating enzyme 7 isoform X3, translating into MVKTKHQKSKPKKHNNPQIKKQGKQADISQFRAQLDALGLQIVQVTADGNCFFRALADQLEGNEEEHMKYRSMVKNREMFEPFIEDDVPFDEYCQSMEKDGTWAGHMELQAASLVTHSNICIHRNMSPRWYIRNFDDRSAHMVHLSYHDGEHYNSVRLKEDSCEGPARPIIIKADADLSMTSHQAKAVVSKSKEGTGRDIINAGSIKLVIAGTGCEDAEKVEQVLLQVDGDVDAAIEFLVAEQGTEECSVQTDAHDSPPINTDTSHGNFKDGSDENGKFEQQGTEVKTFNQEVASSNSNLTRDNSCSQPDTKKISRNQVCSCGSKKKYKACCGSVAARPSTKFVVNQMVESRKGRKERKQGKKGATLKASSTCGSDGGPPDMGALCI; encoded by the exons ATGGTTAAGACGAAACACCAAAAGTCAAAACCTAAGAAACACAACAACCCCCAa ATCAAAAAGCAGGGAAAGCAGGCCGATATTTCTCAGTTTCGAGCACAGCTTGATGCATTGGGCCTGCAAATTGTTCAAGTGACTGCAGATGGTAATTGTTTCTTTAG GGCCTTAGCAGACCAACTAGAAGGCAATGAGGAGGAACATATGAAGTATCGTAGCATGGTG AAGAACCGTGAAATGTTTGAGCCATTCATTGAGGATGATGTTCCATTTGATGAATATTGCCAATCAATGGAAAAGGATGGCACATGGGCTGGACACATGGAATTGCAGGCAGCGTCTCTTGTTACACATAGTAATATATGCATTCATAGG AACATGTCACCTCGCTGGTACATACGGAACTTTGATGATCGTAGTGCCCATATGGTCCATTT GTCTTATCATGATGGGGAGCATTACAACAGTGTGCGATTGAAGGAAGACTCTTGTGAGGGGCCAGCTAGGCCAATCATAATCAAG GCTGATGCTGATCTTTCCATGACATCTCATCAAGCAAAAGCTGTGGTCAGCAAATCTAAAGAGGGAACTGGAAGGGATATCATCAATGCTGGATCTATCAAATTGGTTATTGCAGGAACCGGTTGTGAAGATGCTGAAAAAGTTGAACAG GTTTTACTGCAAGTAGATGGTGATGTTGATGCCGCAATAGAATTTCTGGTGGCAGAGCAAGGAACAGAAGAGTGCTCTGTGCAAACTGATGCACATGATTCACCTCCTATTAACACAGATACTTCTCATGGTAATTTTAAAGATGG CTCTgatgaaaatggaaaatttgagcAGCAAGGGACAGAAGTGAAGACCTTCAATCAGGAAGTTGCTAGCAGCAACAGTAATCTAACTCGTGATAATAGCTGTTCCCAACCAGATACTAAG AAGATCTCAAGAAACCAGGTCTGCTCTTGTGGTTCAAAAAAGAAGTATAAAGCATGTTGTGGATCAGTCGCTGCAAGACCCTCTACAAAGTTTGTAGT TAACCAAATGGTTGAATCTAGAAAGGGTAGAAAAGAGAGGAAGCAAGGCAAAAAAGGAGCAACCCTCAAAGCTTCATCAACCTGTGGATCTGATGGAGGGCCGCCTGACATGGGTGCACTTTGTATTTGA
- the LOC107424517 gene encoding OVARIAN TUMOR DOMAIN-containing deubiquitinating enzyme 7 isoform X1 produces the protein MVKTKHQKSKPKKHNNPQIKKQGKQADISQFRAQLDALGLQIVQVTADGNCFFRALADQLEGNEEEHMKYRSMVVQYILKNREMFEPFIEDDVPFDEYCQSMEKDGTWAGHMELQAASLVTHSNICIHRNMSPRWYIRNFDDRSAHMVHLSYHDGEHYNSVRLKEDSCEGPARPIIIKADADLSMTSHQAKAVVSKSKEGTGRDIINAGSIKLVIAGTGCEDAEKVEQVLLQVDGDVDAAIEFLVAEQGTEECSVQTDAHDSPPINTDTSHGNFKDGSDENGKFEQQGTEVKTFNQEVASSNSNLTRDNSCSQPDTKKISRNQVCSCGSKKKYKACCGSVAARPSTKFVVNQMVESRKGRKERKQGKKGATLKASSTCGSDGGPPDMGALCI, from the exons ATGGTTAAGACGAAACACCAAAAGTCAAAACCTAAGAAACACAACAACCCCCAa ATCAAAAAGCAGGGAAAGCAGGCCGATATTTCTCAGTTTCGAGCACAGCTTGATGCATTGGGCCTGCAAATTGTTCAAGTGACTGCAGATGGTAATTGTTTCTTTAG GGCCTTAGCAGACCAACTAGAAGGCAATGAGGAGGAACATATGAAGTATCGTAGCATGGTGGTACAATATATATTG AAGAACCGTGAAATGTTTGAGCCATTCATTGAGGATGATGTTCCATTTGATGAATATTGCCAATCAATGGAAAAGGATGGCACATGGGCTGGACACATGGAATTGCAGGCAGCGTCTCTTGTTACACATAGTAATATATGCATTCATAGG AACATGTCACCTCGCTGGTACATACGGAACTTTGATGATCGTAGTGCCCATATGGTCCATTT GTCTTATCATGATGGGGAGCATTACAACAGTGTGCGATTGAAGGAAGACTCTTGTGAGGGGCCAGCTAGGCCAATCATAATCAAG GCTGATGCTGATCTTTCCATGACATCTCATCAAGCAAAAGCTGTGGTCAGCAAATCTAAAGAGGGAACTGGAAGGGATATCATCAATGCTGGATCTATCAAATTGGTTATTGCAGGAACCGGTTGTGAAGATGCTGAAAAAGTTGAACAG GTTTTACTGCAAGTAGATGGTGATGTTGATGCCGCAATAGAATTTCTGGTGGCAGAGCAAGGAACAGAAGAGTGCTCTGTGCAAACTGATGCACATGATTCACCTCCTATTAACACAGATACTTCTCATGGTAATTTTAAAGATGG CTCTgatgaaaatggaaaatttgagcAGCAAGGGACAGAAGTGAAGACCTTCAATCAGGAAGTTGCTAGCAGCAACAGTAATCTAACTCGTGATAATAGCTGTTCCCAACCAGATACTAAG AAGATCTCAAGAAACCAGGTCTGCTCTTGTGGTTCAAAAAAGAAGTATAAAGCATGTTGTGGATCAGTCGCTGCAAGACCCTCTACAAAGTTTGTAGT TAACCAAATGGTTGAATCTAGAAAGGGTAGAAAAGAGAGGAAGCAAGGCAAAAAAGGAGCAACCCTCAAAGCTTCATCAACCTGTGGATCTGATGGAGGGCCGCCTGACATGGGTGCACTTTGTATTTGA
- the LOC107424517 gene encoding OVARIAN TUMOR DOMAIN-containing deubiquitinating enzyme 7 isoform X2, which yields MVKTKHQKSKPKKHNNPQIKKQGKQADISQFRAQLDALGLQIVQVTADGNCFFRALADQLEGNEEEHMKYRSMVVQYILKNREMFEPFIEDDVPFDEYCQSMEKDGTWAGHMELQAASLVTHSNICIHRNMSPRWYIRNFDDRSAHMVHLSYHDGEHYNSVRLKEDSCEGPARPIIIKADADLSMTSHQAKAVVSKSKEGTGRDIINAGSIKLVIAGTGCEDAEKVEQVLLQVDGDVDAAIEFLVAEQGTEECSVQTDAHDSPPINTDTSHGNFKDGSDENGKFEQQGTEVKTFNQEVASSNSNLTRDNSCSQPDTKISRNQVCSCGSKKKYKACCGSVAARPSTKFVVNQMVESRKGRKERKQGKKGATLKASSTCGSDGGPPDMGALCI from the exons ATGGTTAAGACGAAACACCAAAAGTCAAAACCTAAGAAACACAACAACCCCCAa ATCAAAAAGCAGGGAAAGCAGGCCGATATTTCTCAGTTTCGAGCACAGCTTGATGCATTGGGCCTGCAAATTGTTCAAGTGACTGCAGATGGTAATTGTTTCTTTAG GGCCTTAGCAGACCAACTAGAAGGCAATGAGGAGGAACATATGAAGTATCGTAGCATGGTGGTACAATATATATTG AAGAACCGTGAAATGTTTGAGCCATTCATTGAGGATGATGTTCCATTTGATGAATATTGCCAATCAATGGAAAAGGATGGCACATGGGCTGGACACATGGAATTGCAGGCAGCGTCTCTTGTTACACATAGTAATATATGCATTCATAGG AACATGTCACCTCGCTGGTACATACGGAACTTTGATGATCGTAGTGCCCATATGGTCCATTT GTCTTATCATGATGGGGAGCATTACAACAGTGTGCGATTGAAGGAAGACTCTTGTGAGGGGCCAGCTAGGCCAATCATAATCAAG GCTGATGCTGATCTTTCCATGACATCTCATCAAGCAAAAGCTGTGGTCAGCAAATCTAAAGAGGGAACTGGAAGGGATATCATCAATGCTGGATCTATCAAATTGGTTATTGCAGGAACCGGTTGTGAAGATGCTGAAAAAGTTGAACAG GTTTTACTGCAAGTAGATGGTGATGTTGATGCCGCAATAGAATTTCTGGTGGCAGAGCAAGGAACAGAAGAGTGCTCTGTGCAAACTGATGCACATGATTCACCTCCTATTAACACAGATACTTCTCATGGTAATTTTAAAGATGG CTCTgatgaaaatggaaaatttgagcAGCAAGGGACAGAAGTGAAGACCTTCAATCAGGAAGTTGCTAGCAGCAACAGTAATCTAACTCGTGATAATAGCTGTTCCCAACCAGATACTAAG ATCTCAAGAAACCAGGTCTGCTCTTGTGGTTCAAAAAAGAAGTATAAAGCATGTTGTGGATCAGTCGCTGCAAGACCCTCTACAAAGTTTGTAGT TAACCAAATGGTTGAATCTAGAAAGGGTAGAAAAGAGAGGAAGCAAGGCAAAAAAGGAGCAACCCTCAAAGCTTCATCAACCTGTGGATCTGATGGAGGGCCGCCTGACATGGGTGCACTTTGTATTTGA
- the LOC107424517 gene encoding OVARIAN TUMOR DOMAIN-containing deubiquitinating enzyme 7 isoform X4 yields the protein MLGFCFPNIKKQGKQADISQFRAQLDALGLQIVQVTADGNCFFRALADQLEGNEEEHMKYRSMVVQYILKNREMFEPFIEDDVPFDEYCQSMEKDGTWAGHMELQAASLVTHSNICIHRNMSPRWYIRNFDDRSAHMVHLSYHDGEHYNSVRLKEDSCEGPARPIIIKADADLSMTSHQAKAVVSKSKEGTGRDIINAGSIKLVIAGTGCEDAEKVEQVLLQVDGDVDAAIEFLVAEQGTEECSVQTDAHDSPPINTDTSHGNFKDGSDENGKFEQQGTEVKTFNQEVASSNSNLTRDNSCSQPDTKKISRNQVCSCGSKKKYKACCGSVAARPSTKFVVNQMVESRKGRKERKQGKKGATLKASSTCGSDGGPPDMGALCI from the exons ATGCTTGGATTTTGCTTCCCAAAT ATCAAAAAGCAGGGAAAGCAGGCCGATATTTCTCAGTTTCGAGCACAGCTTGATGCATTGGGCCTGCAAATTGTTCAAGTGACTGCAGATGGTAATTGTTTCTTTAG GGCCTTAGCAGACCAACTAGAAGGCAATGAGGAGGAACATATGAAGTATCGTAGCATGGTGGTACAATATATATTG AAGAACCGTGAAATGTTTGAGCCATTCATTGAGGATGATGTTCCATTTGATGAATATTGCCAATCAATGGAAAAGGATGGCACATGGGCTGGACACATGGAATTGCAGGCAGCGTCTCTTGTTACACATAGTAATATATGCATTCATAGG AACATGTCACCTCGCTGGTACATACGGAACTTTGATGATCGTAGTGCCCATATGGTCCATTT GTCTTATCATGATGGGGAGCATTACAACAGTGTGCGATTGAAGGAAGACTCTTGTGAGGGGCCAGCTAGGCCAATCATAATCAAG GCTGATGCTGATCTTTCCATGACATCTCATCAAGCAAAAGCTGTGGTCAGCAAATCTAAAGAGGGAACTGGAAGGGATATCATCAATGCTGGATCTATCAAATTGGTTATTGCAGGAACCGGTTGTGAAGATGCTGAAAAAGTTGAACAG GTTTTACTGCAAGTAGATGGTGATGTTGATGCCGCAATAGAATTTCTGGTGGCAGAGCAAGGAACAGAAGAGTGCTCTGTGCAAACTGATGCACATGATTCACCTCCTATTAACACAGATACTTCTCATGGTAATTTTAAAGATGG CTCTgatgaaaatggaaaatttgagcAGCAAGGGACAGAAGTGAAGACCTTCAATCAGGAAGTTGCTAGCAGCAACAGTAATCTAACTCGTGATAATAGCTGTTCCCAACCAGATACTAAG AAGATCTCAAGAAACCAGGTCTGCTCTTGTGGTTCAAAAAAGAAGTATAAAGCATGTTGTGGATCAGTCGCTGCAAGACCCTCTACAAAGTTTGTAGT TAACCAAATGGTTGAATCTAGAAAGGGTAGAAAAGAGAGGAAGCAAGGCAAAAAAGGAGCAACCCTCAAAGCTTCATCAACCTGTGGATCTGATGGAGGGCCGCCTGACATGGGTGCACTTTGTATTTGA
- the LOC107424517 gene encoding OVARIAN TUMOR DOMAIN-containing deubiquitinating enzyme 7 isoform X6, with amino-acid sequence MKYRSMVKNREMFEPFIEDDVPFDEYCQSMEKDGTWAGHMELQAASLVTHSNICIHRNMSPRWYIRNFDDRSAHMVHLSYHDGEHYNSVRLKEDSCEGPARPIIIKADADLSMTSHQAKAVVSKSKEGTGRDIINAGSIKLVIAGTGCEDAEKVEQVLLQVDGDVDAAIEFLVAEQGTEECSVQTDAHDSPPINTDTSHGNFKDGSDENGKFEQQGTEVKTFNQEVASSNSNLTRDNSCSQPDTKKISRNQVCSCGSKKKYKACCGSVAARPSTKFVVNQMVESRKGRKERKQGKKGATLKASSTCGSDGGPPDMGALCI; translated from the exons ATGAAGTATCGTAGCATGGTG AAGAACCGTGAAATGTTTGAGCCATTCATTGAGGATGATGTTCCATTTGATGAATATTGCCAATCAATGGAAAAGGATGGCACATGGGCTGGACACATGGAATTGCAGGCAGCGTCTCTTGTTACACATAGTAATATATGCATTCATAGG AACATGTCACCTCGCTGGTACATACGGAACTTTGATGATCGTAGTGCCCATATGGTCCATTT GTCTTATCATGATGGGGAGCATTACAACAGTGTGCGATTGAAGGAAGACTCTTGTGAGGGGCCAGCTAGGCCAATCATAATCAAG GCTGATGCTGATCTTTCCATGACATCTCATCAAGCAAAAGCTGTGGTCAGCAAATCTAAAGAGGGAACTGGAAGGGATATCATCAATGCTGGATCTATCAAATTGGTTATTGCAGGAACCGGTTGTGAAGATGCTGAAAAAGTTGAACAG GTTTTACTGCAAGTAGATGGTGATGTTGATGCCGCAATAGAATTTCTGGTGGCAGAGCAAGGAACAGAAGAGTGCTCTGTGCAAACTGATGCACATGATTCACCTCCTATTAACACAGATACTTCTCATGGTAATTTTAAAGATGG CTCTgatgaaaatggaaaatttgagcAGCAAGGGACAGAAGTGAAGACCTTCAATCAGGAAGTTGCTAGCAGCAACAGTAATCTAACTCGTGATAATAGCTGTTCCCAACCAGATACTAAG AAGATCTCAAGAAACCAGGTCTGCTCTTGTGGTTCAAAAAAGAAGTATAAAGCATGTTGTGGATCAGTCGCTGCAAGACCCTCTACAAAGTTTGTAGT TAACCAAATGGTTGAATCTAGAAAGGGTAGAAAAGAGAGGAAGCAAGGCAAAAAAGGAGCAACCCTCAAAGCTTCATCAACCTGTGGATCTGATGGAGGGCCGCCTGACATGGGTGCACTTTGTATTTGA
- the LOC107424517 gene encoding OVARIAN TUMOR DOMAIN-containing deubiquitinating enzyme 7 isoform X5, with product MKYRSMVVQYILKNREMFEPFIEDDVPFDEYCQSMEKDGTWAGHMELQAASLVTHSNICIHRNMSPRWYIRNFDDRSAHMVHLSYHDGEHYNSVRLKEDSCEGPARPIIIKADADLSMTSHQAKAVVSKSKEGTGRDIINAGSIKLVIAGTGCEDAEKVEQVLLQVDGDVDAAIEFLVAEQGTEECSVQTDAHDSPPINTDTSHGNFKDGSDENGKFEQQGTEVKTFNQEVASSNSNLTRDNSCSQPDTKKISRNQVCSCGSKKKYKACCGSVAARPSTKFVVNQMVESRKGRKERKQGKKGATLKASSTCGSDGGPPDMGALCI from the exons ATGAAGTATCGTAGCATGGTGGTACAATATATATTG AAGAACCGTGAAATGTTTGAGCCATTCATTGAGGATGATGTTCCATTTGATGAATATTGCCAATCAATGGAAAAGGATGGCACATGGGCTGGACACATGGAATTGCAGGCAGCGTCTCTTGTTACACATAGTAATATATGCATTCATAGG AACATGTCACCTCGCTGGTACATACGGAACTTTGATGATCGTAGTGCCCATATGGTCCATTT GTCTTATCATGATGGGGAGCATTACAACAGTGTGCGATTGAAGGAAGACTCTTGTGAGGGGCCAGCTAGGCCAATCATAATCAAG GCTGATGCTGATCTTTCCATGACATCTCATCAAGCAAAAGCTGTGGTCAGCAAATCTAAAGAGGGAACTGGAAGGGATATCATCAATGCTGGATCTATCAAATTGGTTATTGCAGGAACCGGTTGTGAAGATGCTGAAAAAGTTGAACAG GTTTTACTGCAAGTAGATGGTGATGTTGATGCCGCAATAGAATTTCTGGTGGCAGAGCAAGGAACAGAAGAGTGCTCTGTGCAAACTGATGCACATGATTCACCTCCTATTAACACAGATACTTCTCATGGTAATTTTAAAGATGG CTCTgatgaaaatggaaaatttgagcAGCAAGGGACAGAAGTGAAGACCTTCAATCAGGAAGTTGCTAGCAGCAACAGTAATCTAACTCGTGATAATAGCTGTTCCCAACCAGATACTAAG AAGATCTCAAGAAACCAGGTCTGCTCTTGTGGTTCAAAAAAGAAGTATAAAGCATGTTGTGGATCAGTCGCTGCAAGACCCTCTACAAAGTTTGTAGT TAACCAAATGGTTGAATCTAGAAAGGGTAGAAAAGAGAGGAAGCAAGGCAAAAAAGGAGCAACCCTCAAAGCTTCATCAACCTGTGGATCTGATGGAGGGCCGCCTGACATGGGTGCACTTTGTATTTGA
- the LOC107424511 gene encoding probable E3 ubiquitin ligase SUD1 encodes MEGAAAAPSAVGKDQGWQGGDSIQASGPAGYPPPSDPSSTNVGGDTVDEDEDVCRICRNPSELGNPLQYPCACRGTIKYVHQECLLQWLNRRKISRCEVCKHAFSFAPIYAENAPARLSPQEFVLGIAVKVFRLLGLLQRFVYLCFVWLLVVPFVTHWIWELSFIKSFGEAQSVFLSHLNASVIFADCVHGFVLSLGIAYIFLGVTFMKFILLQEPGAAQLLVNRFFVPNRDMADAGRRWGITRVLHGIKRNIIFLLGWWEVLLARFSAHVGIAEVAPFDELVNMRAPFFVYDETAFMVIASNVVFIVVIVLLPFSLGRSVITLQSWLFSSATTQILSSMMPMTESTLLLVNVLKNASVAISYFSSDSYAVGMPSSGVTEILNTEISKMEKAPDSISTSISASLYGEQKDGTYHLTDDATLFIGYMVTLLFLMFYLGTVTMMRYARGESFTMQRFFGTAFILDATLPLVRNFFSLLWLVVTMVYSHFLTMVKVTFILGIKVGMFPLMCGWWLDVCTLRMFGQTIAERVKLIVENPVGMSLAYWMAGNCYLLYVFIYVSRIQEVLRDGVLFFLPDIADPNYNFLNRIIERPTYKHICFFLLSVGVHGSLIVMLVFLPTKLVIQFAPSVFPLTLFYSDTTTIAAVILRRCLFHFGFPCTVRFYYPSATFKALLRKWLIVVGSILGLKNFLLPRHEGNGGNVEPARRQRVHSVVGPVVAILEGSIVGTCTSDNADVIEEDREEEADSEFALRILMLLVLGWMTALIFNSLIMAVPLLLGRTLFQAVSHLLTSHGITYDDVYSFIIGTCIMRAVMIGAKHAVEHVQTRGVVVLLSQIWRWFVTAFKSCALVLLWVVLIPILSGLLVDLMVILPIRVPFDESSVFTLFQDWVLGIIFIVTLIGLRMVDSMHFSMDGSWLVKFERVLNHGLPQQPTLWLFLEILVPMMIRLLFALCVPYMFARLVLTMLGYPILVDSAIHRFVLPGCFALSIVWFCAKIIRAWVIHLHNSIRDDRYRVGERLQNYGEDVSNKPNEVGNEVELQ; translated from the exons ATGGAAGGTGCGGCGGCAGCGCCGTCTGCTGTCGGAAAGGACCAGGGATGGCAAGGCGGCGACTCAATTCAAGCTTCAGGTCCCGCAGGTTATCCTCCGCCTTCGGATCCTTCGTCGACCAATGTCGGCGGCGATACAGTCGACGAAGATGAGGACGTATGTAGGATATGCCGTAACCCGAGTGAGCTGGGTAACCCGCTCCAATACCCCTGTGCTTGCCGTGGCACCATCAAGTACGTCCACCAGGAATGCCTTCTTCAGTGGCTCAACCGCCGGAAAATTTCCCGTTGCGAG GTTTGCAAGCATGCATTTTCATTTGCCCCTATATACGCTGAGAATGCTCCGGCTAGGCTTTCGCCTCAGGAGTTTGTTCTTGGGATTGCTGTAAAAGTATTCCGTCTGTTAGGACTTTTGCAgcgttttgtttatttatgctTCGTTTGGCTTCTCGTCGTTCCTTTTGTTACACATTGGATTTGGGAGTTGTCTTTCATAAAGAGTTTTGGTGAAGCCCAGAGTGTATTTCTGAGTCATCTTAATGCCTCAGTTATCTTCGCGGATTGCGTGCATGGTTTTGTTCTCTCACTTGGGATAGCATATATATTTCTTGGCGTCACTTTCATGAAGTTTATTCTTTTGCAAGAGCCAGGAGCAGCTCAACTTTTGGTTAATAGGTTTTTTGTTCCAAATCGAGATATGGCAGATGCCGGTAGAAGATGGGGAATCACTAGAGTTCTCCACGGTATCAAAAGAAACATAATATTCCTTTTAGGCTGGTGGGAGGTGCTGCTAGCCCGTTTTAGTGCTCATGTTGGCATTGCAGAAGTGGCACCCTTTGATGAACTTGTTAACATGCGGGCTCCCTTTTTTGTTTATGATGAAACTGCGTTTATG GTTATTGCCAGCAATGTGGTTTTCATTGTTGTCATAGTTCTTTTACCCTTTTCCTTAGGACGAAGTGTTATTACCCTTCAATCATGGCTCTTCTCTTCTGCTACAACACAAATATTGTCATCAATGATGCCAATGACAGAGTCAACTCTTCTGTTAGTGAATGTTTTAAAGAATGCATCGGTTGCCATCTCATATTTTTCATCAGACAGTTATGCAGTTGGCATGCCAAGCTCAGGAGTTACAGAGATTCTAAATACAGAGATATCGAAAATGGAAAAGGCTCCAGATAGTATTAGTACATCAATTTCAGCCAGCTTGTATGGTGAACAAAAGGATGGAACATATCACCTGACTGATGATGCTACTCTTTTCATTGGATACATGGTCACTCTATTATTTCTTATGTTTTACCTTGGGACTGTAACTATGATGCGTTATGCTAGGGGTGAGTCTTTTACCATGCAGAGGTTTTTTGGTACTGCATTTATATTAGACGCAACCCTGCCCCTggtcagaaattttttttcactaCTTTGGCTGGTTGTTACCATGGTGTATAGCCATTTTCTGACAATGGTGAAAGTTACTTTTATCTTGGGGATTAAAGTCGGCATGTTTCCTTTGATGTGTGGCTGGTGGTTAGATGTTTGTACCTTGAGAATGTTTGGGCAGACAATTGCTGAGAGGGTTAAGTTAATTGTAGAAAATCCTGTTGGGATGTCCTTGGCTTACTGGATGGCTGGAAATTGCTATCtgttatatgtttttatttatgtgaGCCGTATTCAAGAG GTGTTACGTGATGGAGTATTGTTCTTTCTTCCAGACATTGCCGATCCAAACTACAACTTTCTCAATAGGATTATTGAACGGCCTACTTACAAGCATATATGCTTCTTTCTATTGAGTGTTGGTGTTCATGGGAGTCTGATTGTGATGCTGGTGTTTTTGCCAACCAAACTAGTTATTCAATTTGCACCCTCTGTTTTCCCCCTTACTCTTTT TTACTCAGATACAACAACTATTGCTGCTGTGATTCTGAGGAGGTGCCTTTTTCATTTTGGCTTTCCGTGTACTGTCCGTTTTTACTATCCATCTGCGACATTTAAAGCCCTTCTGCGCAAATGGCTTATTGTTGTTGGCTCAATACTTGGGCTAAAAAATTTCTTACTACCTAGACATGAGGGAAATGGTGGAAATGTTGAACCAGCAAGGCGGCAAAGAGTACATAGTGTAGTTGGACCAGTTGTTGCAATCCTTGAAGGTTCAATTGTAGGCACTTGTACATCTGATAATGCTGATGTTATCGAAGAGGACAGGGAAGAAGAGGCTGATTCTGA ATTTGCATTACGCATTCTAATGCTGCTGGTGCTGGGATGGATGACTGCACTCATCTTTAATTCATTGATAATGGCTGTACCTCTTTTACTTGGACGGACACTCTTTCAAGCTGTTTCTCACCTCCTTACATCTCATGGAATTACGTATGATG ATGTATATTCTTTCATTATCGGAACCTGCATTATGCGAGCTGTAATGATTGGTGCCAAACATGCTGTAGAGCATGTTCAAACCAGAGGAGTGGTGGTTCTTTTGAGCCAAATCTGGAGGTGGTTTGTAACTGCTTTTAAGAGTTGTGCTCTTGTGCTCTTGTGG GTCGTTCTCATCCCAATTTTGAGTGGTCTTCTGGTAGACCTCATGGTAATTCTGCCAATACGAGTACCTTTTGATGAAAGCTCAGTTTTCACCTTGTTTCAAGATTGGGTACTTGGTATCATCTTCATTGTCACTTTAATCGGACTG AGAATGGTTGATAGCATGCATTTCTCTATGGATGGGAGTTGGCTGGTGAAGTTTGAGCGGGTGCTTAATCATGGTCTCCCCCAACAACCCACCTTATGGCTGTTCCTAGAGATTTTGGTGCCAATGATGATAAGGCTGCTATTTGCACTTTGTGTTCCTTACATGTTTGCCAGACTGGTATTAACCATGCTTGGATATCCCATTCTAGTCGACTCAGCCATCCACCGGTTTGTGTTGCCTGGCTGCTTCGCTTTAAGCATCGTGTGGTTTTGTGCAAAGATCATCCGTGCATGGGTAATTCACCTGCACAACTCAATCAGAGATGATCGCTACCGTGTAGGTGAGAGGTTGCAAAACTATGGGGAAGATGTTAGTAATAAGCCAAATGAGGTGGGGAATGAAGTAGAATTGCAATAG